The Listeria sp. PSOL-1 genome includes a region encoding these proteins:
- a CDS encoding NupC/NupG family nucleoside CNT transporter — MKFLIFILGIAVPFLIAFLASSDRKKIRIKPIILMLVVQIALAYILLNTSAGLVVIKGISNMFGAILGYAKEGVDFVFGGIANKGEAPFFLTVLLPIVFISALIGILHHFKILQLIIRAIGFLISKINGLGKLESYNAIAAAILGQSEVFITLKDQLKDLPSKRLYTLCASAMSTVSMTVVGSYMTLIEPKYVVTALVLNLFSGFTIIHIINPYTVSPEEDILEINEERRPSFFEMLSEYIMLGFTVAVTVGAMLIGFIALIGGVNGVFDSIFGISFQEILGYVFAPFAFIMGVPAKDIVEAGSIMATKLVTNEFVAMIDLTKVVGDLTPKTVGIISTFLVSFANFSSIGIIVGATKSIDKTQANVVAKFGLKLLLGATLVSLVTGAIVGLML, encoded by the coding sequence ATGAAATTTTTAATTTTTATACTAGGAATTGCAGTGCCATTTTTAATTGCTTTTCTTGCCAGTAGTGACCGAAAAAAGATTCGAATTAAACCAATTATTTTAATGCTCGTAGTCCAAATTGCTTTGGCGTATATCCTGTTAAATACATCGGCTGGCCTTGTTGTTATAAAAGGCATTAGCAATATGTTTGGTGCTATTTTAGGCTATGCTAAGGAAGGTGTAGACTTTGTTTTTGGCGGAATAGCGAATAAAGGGGAAGCGCCATTTTTCTTAACTGTATTGTTACCCATCGTTTTTATTTCTGCTTTAATAGGGATCTTACATCATTTTAAAATTTTACAACTTATTATTCGTGCGATTGGCTTTTTGATTAGTAAGATCAATGGTTTAGGGAAGCTCGAATCGTATAATGCAATAGCAGCTGCGATCTTAGGGCAATCTGAAGTATTTATTACACTTAAAGATCAACTTAAAGATTTACCAAGCAAACGTTTATATACGCTTTGTGCATCGGCTATGTCAACCGTATCAATGACCGTTGTTGGCTCTTATATGACATTGATTGAACCTAAATATGTAGTGACTGCACTCGTGCTTAATTTATTTAGCGGGTTTACCATTATACATATTATCAACCCATACACTGTCAGCCCTGAGGAAGATATTTTAGAAATTAATGAAGAAAGACGTCCTTCGTTTTTCGAAATGCTAAGTGAATATATTATGCTAGGTTTTACTGTTGCGGTAACTGTTGGAGCTATGTTGATCGGTTTTATCGCCTTAATTGGCGGAGTTAATGGTGTTTTTGATTCCATTTTCGGCATTAGTTTCCAAGAGATTCTAGGCTATGTTTTTGCGCCATTCGCCTTTATTATGGGAGTTCCTGCTAAAGATATCGTTGAAGCAGGGAGCATTATGGCAACGAAACTTGTAACAAATGAATTTGTGGCAATGATTGACCTGACGAAAGTTGTTGGAGATTTGACACCAAAAACAGTGGGGATCATTTCAACTTTCCTTGTCTCCTTTGCGAACTTTTCTTCAATTGGAATTATCGTAGGAGCAACGAAAAGTATTGATAAAACACAGGCTAATGTTGTCGCGAAGTTCGGATTGAAATTGTTACTTGGTGCAACGCTTGTAAGCCTTGTAACAGGTGCAATTGTTGGTTTAATGTTATAA
- a CDS encoding L-threonine 3-dehydrogenase — MKKILITGCLGQIGSELTIRLRKDYGTENVIATDIRKIDGNPVIEAGPFEILDVTDKEKMLQIAKEYNVDTFIHLAALLSAVAETKPQLAWDLNMNGLVNALETARELNLLFFTPSSIGAFGPETPAKNTPQDTIQRPTTMYGVTKVAGELLCDYYHTKFGVNTRGVRFPGLISYKTLPGGGTTDYAVEIYYEALKNKQYTSPISAGTYMDMMYMPDAIDAIIKLLEADPKRLVHRNAFNITAMSFEPEQIADSIRKFIPEFKMNYAIDPVRQKIADSWPDNIDSSCAKKEWDFAPQYHLDKMTEDMLEKLTKKLGAFL, encoded by the coding sequence ATGAAAAAAATACTTATTACAGGCTGCTTAGGACAAATTGGTTCTGAATTAACCATCCGTTTACGTAAAGATTATGGTACTGAAAATGTAATTGCCACAGATATCCGCAAAATTGATGGCAATCCAGTCATTGAAGCCGGGCCATTTGAAATCCTTGATGTGACCGATAAAGAAAAAATGCTTCAAATTGCCAAGGAATATAACGTTGATACATTCATCCATTTAGCTGCTTTATTGTCCGCTGTAGCAGAAACAAAACCACAACTTGCATGGGATCTAAATATGAATGGCCTCGTCAATGCTCTTGAAACAGCTCGCGAACTAAACTTATTATTTTTCACACCTAGTTCGATTGGCGCTTTTGGACCAGAAACGCCAGCTAAAAATACACCACAAGATACCATTCAGCGTCCAACAACAATGTATGGCGTAACAAAAGTTGCTGGTGAACTGCTTTGCGACTACTATCATACCAAGTTTGGCGTAAATACACGTGGTGTCCGTTTTCCAGGCTTAATTTCGTATAAAACATTACCTGGTGGAGGCACCACTGATTATGCAGTAGAGATTTATTACGAAGCGCTTAAGAATAAGCAATATACTTCCCCTATCTCAGCCGGCACGTATATGGACATGATGTACATGCCAGATGCCATCGATGCAATCATTAAGCTGTTAGAAGCTGATCCAAAACGCCTTGTACATCGTAATGCCTTCAACATTACCGCAATGAGTTTCGAACCTGAACAAATTGCTGATTCCATACGTAAATTCATTCCCGAGTTTAAAATGAATTACGCTATCGATCCAGTTCGCCAAAAAATTGCTGATTCTTGGCCAGATAACATTGATTCAAGCTGCGCTAAAAAAGAGTGGGATTTTGCGCCACAGTATCATCTTGATAAAATGACCGAAGACATGCTCGAAAAACTTACCAAGAAATTAGGAGCATTCTTATAG
- the rapZ gene encoding RNase adapter RapZ, whose protein sequence is MAASQLQLVIITGMSGAGKTVAMQSLEDLGYFCVDNLPPTLLPKFWELMKETGKMNRIALVMDLRGREFFDSIQVALDELDNTSFITTKILFLEADDQVLVSRYKETRRHHPLEPNGSIIDGIKAERDMLSELKGRAQIVINTSNLKPRELRDRINAEFKESEKDVFNVQIVSFGFKYGLPIDADLVFDVRFLPNPHYIDKMRPQTGKDKEVYDYVMKWPETQEYLDKVIDLLMFTLPFYKREGKTQLVIAIGCTGGQHRSVALTEYVGKAIGNKYETTITHRDMLRRKER, encoded by the coding sequence ATGGCAGCTAGTCAATTGCAATTGGTTATTATTACAGGAATGAGCGGAGCAGGGAAAACAGTTGCTATGCAATCACTGGAAGATTTAGGCTATTTTTGTGTTGATAATTTACCTCCAACACTTTTACCTAAATTTTGGGAATTGATGAAAGAAACCGGGAAGATGAATCGAATTGCGCTGGTGATGGATTTGCGTGGACGTGAATTTTTTGATTCGATCCAAGTAGCACTGGATGAACTCGATAATACTTCTTTTATTACAACAAAAATTTTATTTTTAGAAGCTGATGATCAGGTGCTTGTATCACGTTATAAAGAAACAAGACGACACCATCCGCTAGAACCCAATGGCTCCATTATTGACGGCATTAAGGCAGAACGCGATATGCTAAGCGAACTTAAAGGGCGTGCGCAAATTGTCATTAATACATCAAATTTAAAGCCACGTGAACTGCGCGATCGAATCAATGCGGAATTCAAGGAAAGTGAAAAAGATGTATTTAATGTCCAAATTGTCTCATTTGGCTTTAAATATGGTTTACCAATTGATGCTGACTTAGTTTTTGATGTGCGTTTTTTGCCAAACCCACATTATATTGACAAAATGCGTCCGCAAACAGGTAAAGATAAAGAAGTTTATGATTATGTCATGAAGTGGCCAGAAACGCAAGAATATCTAGATAAAGTCATTGATCTTCTAATGTTTACATTGCCTTTTTATAAACGAGAAGGAAAAACACAACTTGTTATTGCTATAGGATGTACTGGTGGACAGCATCGTTCAGTTGCTCTCACTGAATATGTGGGCAAAGCAATCGGTAATAAATATGAAACGACAATCACACACCGGGATATGTTGCGGCGGAAGGAAAGGTAA
- the namA gene encoding NADPH dehydrogenase NamA, translating to MSKLFSSYKLQNITLKNRLVMAPMCMYSVEKGDGIATDFHFAHYVSRAAGGTGLILLEATAVAKIGRISPLDLGIWDDKQIPALKRIVNSVHEHEAKIGIQLAHAGRKAEIPGKIVAPSSIPFNDDSVIPDELTTSEIHEIVAAFRHAASRALEAGFDVIEIHAAHGYLLHQFLSPISNRREDVYGGPAGNRYRILSEVIKAVREVWNGPILVRISATDYTHAGLQIDDYLPFAKWMKADGVDLLDVSAGGLVAVMPKSYPGYQVPFAEKIRSFAGIATGAVGLITNGLQAEEILGNERADLIFIGRELLRNPYFAKVAAEQLGEKIEGPKQYGRAW from the coding sequence ATGTCCAAATTATTTTCAAGTTATAAACTGCAAAACATTACATTGAAAAATCGCCTAGTAATGGCGCCAATGTGTATGTATTCTGTTGAAAAAGGTGACGGGATAGCAACTGATTTTCACTTTGCACATTACGTTTCACGTGCAGCAGGAGGAACAGGTTTAATTTTACTTGAAGCAACAGCAGTCGCAAAAATAGGACGTATTTCTCCATTGGACTTAGGCATTTGGGACGACAAACAAATACCAGCGCTTAAGCGAATTGTAAATAGTGTGCATGAGCACGAGGCTAAGATCGGCATTCAGCTAGCACATGCTGGGCGAAAGGCAGAAATTCCAGGTAAAATCGTTGCTCCTTCAAGTATTCCTTTTAATGACGATAGCGTAATACCAGATGAATTAACAACCAGCGAAATTCATGAAATTGTCGCAGCTTTTAGACATGCTGCTTCTCGCGCTCTTGAAGCTGGTTTCGATGTTATTGAAATTCATGCGGCACATGGCTATTTGTTGCATCAATTTTTATCGCCTATTTCTAATCGCCGGGAAGATGTATATGGTGGACCAGCTGGTAATCGCTACCGCATCTTAAGTGAAGTCATAAAAGCAGTTCGCGAAGTTTGGAATGGACCAATACTTGTCCGTATTTCTGCTACAGATTATACACATGCAGGCTTACAAATAGATGATTATCTCCCATTTGCGAAATGGATGAAAGCAGATGGTGTAGATTTGCTGGATGTAAGTGCAGGTGGACTTGTCGCTGTTATGCCAAAAAGCTATCCAGGCTACCAAGTTCCTTTTGCTGAAAAAATTCGGAGCTTTGCTGGAATTGCAACGGGAGCTGTGGGCTTAATTACAAATGGCTTGCAAGCAGAGGAAATCCTTGGTAATGAACGTGCTGATTTAATTTTTATTGGACGCGAACTATTGCGTAACCCTTATTTTGCAAAAGTAGCTGCTGAACAATTAGGAGAAAAAATTGAAGGCCCCAAACAATATGGGCGTGCTTGGTAA
- a CDS encoding APC family permease — protein sequence MENRKLKKEIGFFTALTVVIGTVIGSGVFFKPEAVYSATGTAGLGLFAWFLGGLITICGGLTAAELSAAIPQTGGMMIYLKKTYGKTTSYLLGWAQTVIYFPANIAALSIIFGTQIANLFGTSDAIIVPIAIIAAAFLMFINSLGAKAAGSFQAITTVCKLVPLALIIIFGLFYSGDVTFRLFPINPADHPLLTSLGSGLVATMFAYDGWIHVGNIAGEMKNPKKDLPKAIIFGLTAVMCVYLLINIAYLFVMPAATLAATATPAADVANIIFGSVGGKLITIGILISVFGTINGYTMTGIRIPYAMALENQLPFSNWLKKLGKKSAVPYNCGIIILLISIIMIFTGKFNQLTDMLIFVIWIFYTMTFIAIFILRKREPELHRPYKVPLYPVIPAIAILGGTFIVLNTLFTQPLNAGIGLILTAIGLPIYFYKKKQGHLDRE from the coding sequence ATGGAAAATCGAAAGCTTAAAAAAGAGATTGGCTTTTTTACAGCATTAACTGTTGTAATCGGCACGGTCATTGGCTCTGGTGTTTTTTTTAAACCTGAAGCTGTTTATTCTGCTACGGGCACAGCTGGGTTAGGCCTATTTGCTTGGTTTCTTGGGGGATTAATCACTATTTGTGGCGGCCTAACTGCTGCAGAACTTTCTGCAGCTATCCCCCAAACTGGTGGCATGATGATTTATTTGAAAAAAACTTATGGTAAAACTACTTCCTACCTACTTGGTTGGGCGCAAACAGTCATCTATTTTCCAGCCAATATTGCTGCTTTGTCTATTATTTTTGGCACACAAATTGCAAATTTATTTGGGACTAGCGACGCAATTATTGTTCCAATAGCGATTATTGCTGCAGCATTTTTAATGTTTATTAATTCTTTAGGAGCCAAAGCAGCTGGCTCTTTTCAAGCCATCACGACAGTGTGCAAACTTGTTCCACTAGCACTGATTATTATTTTTGGCTTGTTTTATAGCGGTGACGTGACCTTCCGCTTATTTCCAATTAATCCCGCTGATCATCCTTTGTTAACAAGCCTTGGCTCTGGCCTTGTTGCTACGATGTTTGCCTATGATGGCTGGATTCACGTTGGAAATATTGCTGGTGAAATGAAAAATCCTAAAAAAGATTTACCAAAAGCCATTATATTTGGCTTAACAGCAGTAATGTGCGTTTACTTATTAATCAATATCGCTTACTTATTTGTCATGCCAGCTGCAACACTTGCCGCAACAGCCACTCCTGCAGCTGATGTAGCAAATATTATCTTTGGATCAGTTGGGGGTAAGCTCATTACAATTGGTATCTTAATTTCAGTATTTGGCACGATAAATGGCTATACAATGACAGGTATTCGCATTCCCTACGCAATGGCTCTTGAAAACCAACTACCTTTCAGCAATTGGCTCAAAAAATTAGGAAAAAAATCAGCAGTCCCTTACAATTGCGGTATCATCATTCTATTGATTTCCATCATTATGATTTTTACAGGCAAGTTTAATCAACTTACTGATATGTTAATCTTCGTTATTTGGATTTTTTATACCATGACATTTATCGCTATTTTTATTTTACGGAAACGCGAGCCAGAGCTTCACCGCCCTTACAAAGTCCCACTTTATCCTGTCATTCCTGCCATTGCAATTTTGGGCGGAACCTTCATTGTTTTAAATACGTTATTTACTCAGCCACTCAACGCAGGCATTGGCTTGATTTTAACTGCAATTGGTTTGCCAATTTATTTTTATAAGAAAAAGCAAGGCCATTTAGATCGTGAATGA
- the yvcK gene encoding YvcK family protein, whose product MKKLNRPNVVVIGGGTGLPVILEGLKGQEINLTAIVAVADDGGSSGKIRKQMDVLPPGDIRNVMVALSNVDPRFVELLQYRFNVDGELSGHVIGNLILIALSELNESYVAAIDILSKVLRIRGKVIPATDKPLILKAKMKDGSIVTGESMIPLQGKQIDHVFLEPKDVKPLDSALQAIKEADLITIGPGSLYTSILPNLLVKDLAQAIVESKAPKVYITNILTQIGETDDFSDADHIQVIHEHVGVPFIDKTLINISDVPKELLFPDDVMQVKHDVDGMAKLGIQAVYEDFLSTEDRLVRHDGEKVARALLNLLPEKE is encoded by the coding sequence ATGAAGAAATTAAATAGACCTAATGTTGTGGTTATAGGTGGCGGCACAGGGCTTCCCGTTATTTTAGAAGGGCTTAAAGGTCAAGAGATTAATTTGACAGCCATTGTAGCGGTTGCAGATGATGGGGGTAGTTCTGGTAAAATCCGTAAGCAAATGGATGTTTTGCCACCAGGTGACATTCGCAATGTTATGGTCGCACTTTCAAATGTTGATCCGCGTTTTGTCGAATTGCTACAATATCGTTTTAATGTAGATGGGGAGCTATCTGGACATGTTATTGGGAATTTAATTTTAATTGCGTTGTCGGAGCTGAATGAAAGTTATGTTGCTGCCATTGACATTCTTTCAAAAGTTTTGCGAATTCGTGGTAAAGTGATTCCGGCAACAGATAAACCACTTATTTTAAAAGCAAAAATGAAGGACGGTTCAATTGTTACCGGTGAGTCAATGATTCCTCTTCAAGGCAAACAAATTGATCATGTTTTTCTTGAACCTAAAGATGTCAAACCACTAGATTCAGCACTTCAAGCCATTAAGGAAGCCGATTTGATTACAATTGGTCCAGGGAGTCTCTATACTAGTATCTTGCCCAATTTATTGGTAAAAGATCTAGCACAAGCAATCGTAGAATCTAAAGCGCCAAAAGTTTACATTACGAATATCTTAACGCAAATTGGTGAAACAGATGACTTTAGCGATGCGGATCATATTCAGGTTATTCATGAACATGTAGGGGTTCCTTTTATTGATAAAACGTTAATCAACATTTCTGATGTACCAAAAGAGCTACTTTTTCCAGATGATGTGATGCAAGTCAAGCATGACGTTGATGGAATGGCTAAATTAGGCATTCAAGCTGTATATGAGGACTTCTTATCAACGGAAGACCGCTTAGTACGGCATGATGGCGAAAAGGTAGCAAGAGCCCTGCTAAATCTACTGCCTGAAAAAGAGTAA
- a CDS encoding glycine C-acetyltransferase produces MSKALNECLTPQLDALHEQGLYNIIDAVEGPNGAKIKIKGQTLINLSSNNYLGFSNDSRLKEKCIEATKKYGVGAGAVRTINGTMTIHDELEKRIADFKHTEAAIAFQSGFNCNMGAISAVMTKKDAIISDELNHASIIDGCRLSGAKVIRVRHQDMDHLRETAKEATESGQYEKVMYITDGVFSMDGDVAKLPEIVKIAEEFDLITYVDDAHGSGVMGNGAGTVKHFGLADRIDFQIGTLSKAIGVVGGYVAGSQKLIDWLKVRARPFLFSTSLTPGSAAACIEAFNIMEQNPETIEQLWNNGTYLKNGLKNLGFNIGHSETPITPCIIGDENLTQKFSRRLLEEGIYAKSIVFPTVPKGTGRVRNMPTAAHTSEMLDEVLAVYERVGKELGVI; encoded by the coding sequence ATGTCAAAAGCTTTAAATGAATGTTTAACCCCGCAGCTAGACGCGCTACACGAACAAGGTCTTTATAATATAATCGATGCAGTTGAAGGTCCAAATGGCGCTAAAATTAAAATTAAAGGACAGACTTTAATCAACTTGTCCTCCAATAACTACCTTGGCTTTTCAAATGACAGCCGCTTAAAAGAAAAATGTATTGAAGCAACAAAAAAATACGGCGTCGGTGCTGGAGCTGTCCGTACAATTAACGGCACGATGACAATCCACGATGAACTTGAAAAACGGATCGCCGACTTTAAGCACACAGAAGCTGCAATCGCTTTTCAGTCTGGCTTCAATTGTAACATGGGGGCAATTTCTGCTGTCATGACAAAGAAAGATGCGATTATTTCTGATGAGCTTAATCATGCCTCAATCATTGATGGCTGCCGTTTATCTGGAGCTAAAGTTATTCGTGTTCGTCACCAAGATATGGATCATTTACGCGAAACAGCTAAAGAGGCTACAGAAAGCGGTCAATATGAAAAAGTGATGTACATTACGGACGGCGTCTTTTCAATGGATGGTGATGTGGCTAAACTCCCTGAAATTGTAAAAATCGCCGAAGAATTTGATTTAATCACATATGTCGATGACGCTCATGGTTCTGGCGTAATGGGAAACGGCGCTGGTACTGTAAAACATTTTGGCTTAGCAGATCGCATTGACTTTCAAATTGGTACCTTATCCAAGGCAATTGGTGTTGTTGGTGGCTACGTTGCCGGAAGCCAAAAACTAATCGACTGGCTCAAGGTTCGTGCTAGGCCTTTCCTCTTTTCCACATCACTAACACCAGGATCTGCTGCTGCTTGTATTGAAGCCTTTAACATTATGGAACAAAACCCAGAAACAATCGAACAACTTTGGAATAACGGCACGTATCTTAAAAACGGTTTAAAAAATTTAGGCTTTAATATCGGGCATTCTGAAACGCCGATCACGCCTTGTATCATTGGCGATGAAAATTTAACCCAAAAATTTTCACGTCGATTACTTGAAGAAGGTATTTACGCTAAGTCGATCGTCTTTCCTACTGTTCCAAAAGGCACAGGTCGTGTACGCAATATGCCAACTGCTGCCCATACGTCCGAAATGCTCGATGAAGTTTTAGCCGTTTATGAGCGTGTCGGTAAAGAATTAGGCGTTATTTAA
- the whiA gene encoding DNA-binding protein WhiA, with protein sequence MSFASETKKELTNIEVTDEEARAELSAFIRMNGVLSFSNGRMIADVQTENAAIARRMYQLLKRIYDIQAELLVRKKMKLKKNNVYIVRIKVNTKEILTDLRILDESFAFTKDIDAKFIEKRAIKRAYLRGAFLASGSVNNPETSSYHLEIFSFYEEHNQAICALMNQFHLNARIIERKKGFITYLKEAEKITEFLSIIGATTALLHFEDVRIMRDMRNSVNRLVNCETANLNKTINAAVRQIDNIKYIQEAVGLEALPERLREIAELRISYEDVTLKELGEMLSSGPITKSGINHRLRKIDEIAERLKKGESPSQVGLRVPQK encoded by the coding sequence ATGTCTTTTGCCTCGGAAACAAAAAAAGAATTAACTAATATTGAAGTAACGGATGAAGAAGCAAGAGCGGAATTATCTGCTTTTATTCGGATGAATGGTGTCCTTTCATTTTCAAATGGCAGGATGATAGCAGACGTACAAACAGAAAATGCTGCAATTGCAAGGCGGATGTATCAGTTATTAAAGCGCATTTATGATATTCAAGCAGAACTTCTTGTTCGTAAAAAAATGAAGTTGAAAAAAAATAACGTGTATATCGTACGTATTAAAGTAAATACAAAAGAAATTTTAACCGATCTTCGTATTTTGGATGAAAGTTTTGCTTTTACGAAAGATATCGATGCCAAGTTTATCGAAAAGCGTGCCATTAAACGTGCTTATCTAAGAGGAGCCTTTTTAGCAAGCGGTTCGGTCAACAACCCAGAAACCTCTTCTTACCATTTAGAAATTTTTTCATTTTATGAAGAGCATAATCAAGCCATTTGTGCGTTAATGAATCAATTTCATTTAAATGCACGTATTATTGAACGGAAAAAGGGCTTTATCACCTATTTAAAAGAAGCAGAAAAGATTACGGAATTTCTAAGTATTATCGGAGCAACAACGGCATTACTCCATTTTGAAGATGTCCGTATCATGCGCGATATGCGAAATTCAGTGAATCGTCTTGTAAATTGTGAAACAGCCAATTTAAATAAAACAATTAATGCTGCGGTTAGACAAATTGATAATATTAAATACATTCAAGAAGCAGTAGGGCTTGAAGCGCTACCCGAACGTTTACGCGAGATTGCTGAACTGCGGATTTCCTATGAAGATGTTACACTAAAAGAGTTAGGTGAAATGCTTTCAAGTGGTCCAATAACGAAGTCTGGTATCAATCATCGTTTACGCAAAATAGATGAGATCGCCGAACGCTTAAAAAAAGGGGAATCCCCTTCACAAGTAGGACTTAGAGTGCCACAAAAATAA
- the clpP gene encoding ATP-dependent Clp endopeptidase proteolytic subunit ClpP, giving the protein MNLIPTVIEQTSRGERAYDIYSRLLKDRIIMLGSQINDDVANSIVAQLLFLDAIDSEKDIFLYINSPGGNISAGMAIYDTMNFVNSDVQTIGMGMAASMGSFLLAAGTSGKRFALPNAEIMIHQPLGGAQGQATEIEIAARHILKIKERMNRILSEKTGQPIEVIARDTDRDNFMDATEAKEYGLIDDIIVNSSTIK; this is encoded by the coding sequence ATGAATTTAATTCCTACAGTTATTGAACAGACAAGCCGTGGAGAACGTGCTTATGACATTTATTCTCGCTTATTAAAAGACCGGATTATTATGCTTGGTAGCCAGATCAATGATGACGTGGCAAACTCGATCGTTGCACAGCTCTTATTTTTAGATGCCATAGATTCTGAAAAAGACATTTTCCTTTATATCAATTCGCCAGGTGGTAATATTTCCGCTGGTATGGCGATTTATGACACAATGAATTTTGTTAATTCTGATGTTCAGACAATTGGTATGGGAATGGCTGCATCAATGGGTTCTTTTTTACTTGCAGCTGGTACGAGTGGCAAACGTTTTGCCTTGCCAAATGCAGAAATCATGATTCACCAACCACTAGGCGGTGCACAAGGTCAAGCAACAGAAATTGAAATTGCTGCACGCCATATTCTTAAAATTAAAGAACGCATGAACCGCATCTTATCCGAAAAAACTGGGCAACCAATTGAGGTTATTGCTCGTGATACCGATCGTGATAATTTTATGGATGCAACGGAAGCTAAAGAATATGGTTTAATTGATGATATTATAGTAAACAGTTCAACTATTAAATAA